One window of Pithys albifrons albifrons isolate INPA30051 chromosome 18, PitAlb_v1, whole genome shotgun sequence genomic DNA carries:
- the CCNDBP1 gene encoding cyclin-D1-binding protein 1 isoform X2 gives MEAREPLRDVRGALRAVLARVRGQTFQVTSQEATKLSLAFSRPPLPSAEDCRKLSEDVQNAILAVATVYYWLPKGQGTTLRKMVRDATTEVVEGMIQLTDTILNAPVESLSQEQLISTGGVWEACEQVSNLPRDNQAAVASALAACLGVVKDAVEEMEHALVEGQDPYGDIMEDEELGFRGNRDTYWSEADRQLLSSCMGLMKASKACLKKVLGAVKAYGKAESPEQIAQLDDLADIANEISPSVDELALSMYPPVNPLAVRLNAAKLASVLKKILEIAKTSHVCPPSEEGWVQFLNDAVDHNMNKIKNFTQGQL, from the exons ATGGAGGCGCGGGAGCCGCTGCGGGACGTGCGCGGAGCGTTGCGGGCCGTGCTGGCGCGGGTGCGAG GTCAGACATTCCAAGTAACGTCACAGGAAGCTACAAAGCTGAGTCTGGCGTTCTCAAGGCCTCCACTACCTTCTGCAGAG GATTGCCGGAAGCTGAGTGAAGACGTCCAAAATGCCATTCTGGCAGTTGCCACAGTGTATTACTGGCTCCCCAAGGGCCAAG GCACTACTCTTCGGAAGATGGTACGAGATGCTACCACTGAAGTAGTAGAAGGGATGATCCAGCTCACAGACACAATTCTCAATGCTCCAGTGGAGAG cttGTCTCAGGAACAGCTTATATCAACTGGAGGTGTGTGGGAGGCTTGTGAGCAAGTGTCCAACCTGCCACGAG ataACCAGGCAGCAGTTGCATCAGCTCTGGCTGCATGTCTAGGTGTGGTCAAGGATGCTGTGGAGGAGATGGAACAT GCACTGGTGGAAGGGCAGGATCCCTATGGTGATATCATGGAAGATGAAGAGCTGGGCTTTCGGGGCAACAGAGACACATACTGGTCAGAAGCTGACCGGCAGCTGCTTAGCTCCTGCATGGGATTAATGAAGGCTTCTAAAGCTTGCCTGAAGAAGGTCCTGGGTGCAGTGAAAGCCTATGGCAAAGCTGAGTCTCCAGAGCAGATTGCTCAGCTGGATGACCTTGCAGACATTGCTAATGAGATCAGTCCGAG TGTTGATGAGCTGGCACTGAGCATGTACCCACCTGTGAACCCACTGGCTGTGCGACTTAAT gCTGCTAAGTTGGCCTCAGTATTAAAGAAAATCTTAGAGATTGCAAA GACAAGCCATGTATGTCCACCATCAGAGGAAGGCTGGGTGCAGTTTCTAAATGATGCAGTAGATCACAACATGAACAAAATCAAGAACTTCACACAGGGTCAACTTTAG
- the CCNDBP1 gene encoding cyclin-D1-binding protein 1 isoform X3, producing the protein MVRDATTEVVEGMIQLTDTILNAPVESLSQEQLISTGGVWEACEQVSNLPRDNQAAVASALAACLGVVKDAVEEMEHALVEGQDPYGDIMEDEELGFRGNRDTYWSEADRQLLSSCMGLMKASKACLKKVLGAVKAYGKAESPEQIAQLDDLADIANEISPSVDELALSMYPPVNPLAVRLNAAKLASVLKKILEIAKTSHVCPPSEEGWVQFLNDAVDHNMNKIKNFTQGQL; encoded by the exons ATGGTACGAGATGCTACCACTGAAGTAGTAGAAGGGATGATCCAGCTCACAGACACAATTCTCAATGCTCCAGTGGAGAG cttGTCTCAGGAACAGCTTATATCAACTGGAGGTGTGTGGGAGGCTTGTGAGCAAGTGTCCAACCTGCCACGAG ataACCAGGCAGCAGTTGCATCAGCTCTGGCTGCATGTCTAGGTGTGGTCAAGGATGCTGTGGAGGAGATGGAACAT GCACTGGTGGAAGGGCAGGATCCCTATGGTGATATCATGGAAGATGAAGAGCTGGGCTTTCGGGGCAACAGAGACACATACTGGTCAGAAGCTGACCGGCAGCTGCTTAGCTCCTGCATGGGATTAATGAAGGCTTCTAAAGCTTGCCTGAAGAAGGTCCTGGGTGCAGTGAAAGCCTATGGCAAAGCTGAGTCTCCAGAGCAGATTGCTCAGCTGGATGACCTTGCAGACATTGCTAATGAGATCAGTCCGAG TGTTGATGAGCTGGCACTGAGCATGTACCCACCTGTGAACCCACTGGCTGTGCGACTTAAT gCTGCTAAGTTGGCCTCAGTATTAAAGAAAATCTTAGAGATTGCAAA GACAAGCCATGTATGTCCACCATCAGAGGAAGGCTGGGTGCAGTTTCTAAATGATGCAGTAGATCACAACATGAACAAAATCAAGAACTTCACACAGGGTCAACTTTAG
- the CCNDBP1 gene encoding cyclin-D1-binding protein 1 isoform X1 — protein MEAREPLRDVRGALRAVLARVREGEPGEGREPFEPPRFWDALGQTFQVTSQEATKLSLAFSRPPLPSAEDCRKLSEDVQNAILAVATVYYWLPKGQGTTLRKMVRDATTEVVEGMIQLTDTILNAPVESLSQEQLISTGGVWEACEQVSNLPRDNQAAVASALAACLGVVKDAVEEMEHALVEGQDPYGDIMEDEELGFRGNRDTYWSEADRQLLSSCMGLMKASKACLKKVLGAVKAYGKAESPEQIAQLDDLADIANEISPSVDELALSMYPPVNPLAVRLNAAKLASVLKKILEIAKTSHVCPPSEEGWVQFLNDAVDHNMNKIKNFTQGQL, from the exons ATGGAGGCGCGGGAGCCGCTGCGGGACGTGCGCGGAGCGTTGCGGGCCGTGCTGGCGCGGGTGCGAG AGGGAGAACCGGGCGAGGGCCGAGAGCCGTTCGAGCCGCCGCGCTTCTGGGACGCGCTAG GTCAGACATTCCAAGTAACGTCACAGGAAGCTACAAAGCTGAGTCTGGCGTTCTCAAGGCCTCCACTACCTTCTGCAGAG GATTGCCGGAAGCTGAGTGAAGACGTCCAAAATGCCATTCTGGCAGTTGCCACAGTGTATTACTGGCTCCCCAAGGGCCAAG GCACTACTCTTCGGAAGATGGTACGAGATGCTACCACTGAAGTAGTAGAAGGGATGATCCAGCTCACAGACACAATTCTCAATGCTCCAGTGGAGAG cttGTCTCAGGAACAGCTTATATCAACTGGAGGTGTGTGGGAGGCTTGTGAGCAAGTGTCCAACCTGCCACGAG ataACCAGGCAGCAGTTGCATCAGCTCTGGCTGCATGTCTAGGTGTGGTCAAGGATGCTGTGGAGGAGATGGAACAT GCACTGGTGGAAGGGCAGGATCCCTATGGTGATATCATGGAAGATGAAGAGCTGGGCTTTCGGGGCAACAGAGACACATACTGGTCAGAAGCTGACCGGCAGCTGCTTAGCTCCTGCATGGGATTAATGAAGGCTTCTAAAGCTTGCCTGAAGAAGGTCCTGGGTGCAGTGAAAGCCTATGGCAAAGCTGAGTCTCCAGAGCAGATTGCTCAGCTGGATGACCTTGCAGACATTGCTAATGAGATCAGTCCGAG TGTTGATGAGCTGGCACTGAGCATGTACCCACCTGTGAACCCACTGGCTGTGCGACTTAAT gCTGCTAAGTTGGCCTCAGTATTAAAGAAAATCTTAGAGATTGCAAA GACAAGCCATGTATGTCCACCATCAGAGGAAGGCTGGGTGCAGTTTCTAAATGATGCAGTAGATCACAACATGAACAAAATCAAGAACTTCACACAGGGTCAACTTTAG